One window of the Bradyrhizobium sp. NP1 genome contains the following:
- the ilvC gene encoding ketol-acid reductoisomerase has product MRVYYDRDADLNLIKGKKVAIVGYGSQGHAHALNLKDSGVKEVSIALRKGSASAKKAEAAGFKVLDVAEAAKWADLVMMLTPDELQGDIYREHLHDNMKKGAALVFAHGLNVHFNLLEPRADLDVLMIAPKGPGHTVRSEYQRGGGVPCLIAIARDVSGNAHDLGLSYASAIGGGRAGIIETTFKEECETDLFGEQVVLCGGLVELIKGGYETLVEAGYAPEMAYFECLHEVKLIVDLIYEGGIANMNYSISNTAEFGEYVTGPRIVTDETKKEMRRVLADIQSGRFARDWMLENKVNQTSFKATRAKLAAHPIEQVGAKLRDMMPWIKKGALVDKSKN; this is encoded by the coding sequence ATGCGTGTTTATTACGATCGCGACGCCGACCTGAACCTGATCAAGGGCAAGAAGGTCGCCATCGTCGGCTATGGCAGCCAGGGCCACGCCCATGCGCTGAACCTGAAGGATTCCGGCGTCAAGGAAGTCTCAATCGCGCTGCGCAAGGGCTCGGCCTCGGCCAAGAAGGCGGAGGCCGCGGGCTTCAAGGTGCTCGATGTCGCCGAGGCCGCCAAATGGGCCGATCTCGTGATGATGCTCACCCCCGACGAATTGCAGGGCGACATCTACCGCGAGCATCTGCACGACAACATGAAGAAGGGCGCGGCGCTGGTGTTCGCGCACGGCCTCAACGTCCACTTCAACCTGCTCGAGCCGCGCGCCGACCTCGACGTGCTGATGATCGCGCCGAAGGGTCCCGGCCACACCGTGCGCTCGGAATATCAGCGCGGCGGCGGCGTGCCCTGCCTGATCGCGATCGCGCGCGATGTCTCCGGCAACGCGCATGACCTCGGGCTGAGCTACGCCTCGGCGATCGGCGGCGGCCGCGCCGGCATCATCGAGACCACCTTCAAGGAAGAGTGCGAGACCGATCTGTTCGGCGAGCAGGTCGTGCTCTGCGGCGGCCTGGTCGAGCTGATCAAGGGCGGCTACGAGACGCTGGTCGAAGCCGGCTACGCGCCGGAGATGGCGTATTTCGAGTGCCTGCACGAGGTGAAGCTGATCGTCGACCTGATCTATGAAGGCGGCATCGCCAACATGAACTACTCGATCTCCAACACCGCGGAATTCGGCGAGTACGTCACCGGCCCGCGCATCGTCACCGACGAGACCAAGAAGGAGATGCGCCGTGTGCTCGCCGACATCCAGTCCGGCCGCTTCGCCCGCGACTGGATGCTGGAGAACAAGGTCAACCAGACCTCGTTCAAGGCGACCCGCGCCAAGCTCGCCGCGCATCCGATCGAGCAGGTCGGCGCCAAGCTGCGCGACATGATGCCGTGGATCAAGAAGGGCGCGCTCGTCGACAAGTCCAAGAACTAG
- a CDS encoding LysE family translocator, protein MSHSLLLAFVIFATVMFFTPGPNNIMLLSSGLTYGFRPTLPHIAGITFGFAFMVGAVGLGLGTIFIAYPVLQTILKYGGVVYLVYLAAVIAMAEPVAPDGDPDGRGPMSFWGAAMFQWINAKGWVMVIGTITAYAAIASFPWNIAIQVSLSLILGALSCTAWALFGTSLRPVLRSRRAVRAFNIIMALLLLASLYPVFMDA, encoded by the coding sequence ATGTCGCACTCGCTGCTGCTTGCCTTTGTGATCTTCGCCACCGTGATGTTCTTCACGCCGGGCCCGAACAACATCATGCTGTTGTCCTCGGGCCTGACCTACGGCTTCCGCCCGACGCTGCCGCATATCGCCGGCATCACGTTCGGCTTTGCCTTCATGGTCGGCGCGGTGGGCCTCGGGCTCGGCACCATCTTCATCGCCTATCCGGTGCTGCAGACCATCCTCAAATATGGCGGGGTGGTTTACCTGGTCTACCTCGCGGCCGTGATCGCGATGGCCGAGCCGGTCGCGCCCGACGGAGATCCGGACGGCCGCGGACCGATGTCGTTCTGGGGCGCCGCGATGTTCCAGTGGATCAACGCCAAGGGCTGGGTGATGGTGATCGGCACCATCACCGCCTACGCCGCGATCGCGTCCTTTCCCTGGAACATCGCGATCCAGGTGTCGCTCAGCCTGATCCTGGGCGCGCTGTCCTGCACCGCCTGGGCGCTGTTCGGCACCTCGCTGCGGCCGGTCCTGCGCTCGCGGCGGGCGGTGCGGGCCTTCAACATCATCATGGCGCTGCTCCTGCTCGCCTCCCTCTATCCCGTCTTCATGGACGCATGA
- a CDS encoding EamA family transporter — protein MKPADVSIAVLVAVIWGLAFVAARVALDELSPALLTTLRFAVAAVPCLLVRKPDVSWRLLGAISLTLFLGQFLAQAFAIAHGVPVGLFSVIVQSQALFTIAFAALIFGERPTPMQTVGIGIAAAGLLMICGTVGYDFSLSAFAIAMICPISFATGNILLRGARGAPMFDLFAWLCLAAAVPLLALTLVTDGAAPTWQALTHMSLMSLACVLFLGAISTSIAYWLWGRLLRDHPTAQVVPFGLLVPFVGSAASSLAFGERFGPLRLVGMITVIGGIAVMLLARRAQSLPKVA, from the coding sequence ATGAAGCCGGCCGATGTCTCAATCGCCGTCCTGGTGGCGGTCATCTGGGGGCTTGCCTTCGTGGCGGCCCGCGTCGCGCTGGACGAGCTGTCGCCGGCGCTGCTGACGACGCTGCGCTTTGCGGTCGCGGCCGTCCCCTGCCTGCTGGTGCGCAAGCCCGATGTCTCCTGGCGCCTGCTCGGCGCGATCAGCCTCACCCTGTTCCTCGGCCAGTTCCTGGCGCAGGCCTTTGCGATCGCCCACGGCGTGCCGGTGGGCCTGTTCTCCGTCATCGTGCAGAGCCAGGCGCTGTTCACCATTGCGTTCGCCGCGCTCATCTTCGGCGAGCGGCCGACGCCGATGCAGACCGTCGGCATCGGCATTGCCGCGGCGGGGCTCCTGATGATCTGCGGCACGGTCGGCTATGATTTCAGCCTCAGCGCGTTTGCGATCGCGATGATCTGCCCGATCAGCTTTGCGACCGGCAATATCCTGCTGCGGGGCGCGCGCGGCGCACCGATGTTCGACCTGTTCGCGTGGCTCTGTCTTGCCGCCGCCGTGCCGCTATTGGCGCTCACGCTTGTCACCGACGGCGCAGCGCCGACCTGGCAGGCGCTGACCCACATGTCGCTCATGAGTCTTGCCTGCGTGCTGTTCCTTGGCGCGATCTCCACCAGCATCGCTTACTGGCTGTGGGGCCGGCTGCTGCGCGACCACCCGACCGCGCAGGTGGTGCCGTTCGGGCTTCTGGTGCCGTTCGTCGGCTCGGCGGCCTCCAGCCTCGCGTTCGGCGAGCGGTTCGGGCCGCTAAGGCTCGTCGGCATGATCACCGTCATCGGCGGCATCGCGGTGATGCTGCTGGCGCGGCGGGCGCAGAGCCTGCCCAAGGTTGCATGA
- a CDS encoding class I SAM-dependent methyltransferase yields MLARDWYYNERRRIGLDSAVASIYDRHDDSDQRARAALTMLGVKPGWRVADIGCGNGVLATEAALLGAEVDAIDISPAVLQLAEIYARDRKAPIRTQSAGLLSFAYQPNSYDLIVSEFTLHHLPDFWKAVALSRIFAALKPGANFYLRDIVFVSMPDGTERDIEQWADFSIKNHDFDRDSVMIHMRDEYSTFDWVIERMLTEVGFVLEQADYHAPLHGTYLLRKPGTGEQG; encoded by the coding sequence ATGCTGGCGCGTGACTGGTACTACAACGAACGGCGGCGGATCGGGCTCGATTCCGCCGTCGCCTCGATCTACGACCGGCACGACGACAGCGACCAGCGCGCCCGCGCCGCGCTGACCATGCTCGGGGTCAAGCCCGGCTGGCGCGTCGCCGATATCGGCTGCGGCAATGGCGTGCTTGCAACCGAAGCCGCGCTGCTGGGCGCCGAGGTCGACGCCATCGACATCTCGCCGGCGGTGCTGCAGCTTGCGGAGATCTACGCGCGCGACCGCAAGGCCCCGATCCGCACCCAGTCGGCGGGCCTCTTGAGCTTCGCCTATCAGCCGAATTCCTACGATCTGATCGTCAGCGAGTTCACGCTGCACCATCTGCCGGACTTCTGGAAGGCGGTGGCGCTGTCGCGCATCTTTGCCGCGCTGAAGCCGGGCGCGAATTTCTACCTGCGCGACATCGTGTTCGTCAGCATGCCCGACGGGACCGAGCGCGACATCGAGCAGTGGGCGGATTTCAGCATCAAGAACCACGATTTCGACCGCGACAGCGTCATGATCCACATGCGCGACGAATACTCGACCTTCGACTGGGTGATCGAGCGCATGCTGACCGAGGTCGGCTTCGTGCTGGAGCAGGCGGACTATCACGCGCCGCTGCACGGCACCTATCTTCTCCGCAAACCCGGGACTGGCGAGCAGGGCTAG
- the ilvN gene encoding acetolactate synthase small subunit, with product MNQPASAYFLEDRHDPTEAHTLSVLVQNEPGVLARVIGLFSGRGYNIESLTVSETESQKHLSRITIVTTGTPMVIEQIKHQLDRMVPVYRVVDMTLTGRSIERELAMVKVRGTGDNRVEALRLADAFRARVIDATTESFVFEITGNTVKINQFIDLMRPIGLVEVSRTGVAAIARGPEGM from the coding sequence ATGAACCAGCCGGCATCGGCCTATTTCCTGGAGGATCGCCACGATCCGACCGAGGCGCACACGCTGTCGGTGCTGGTGCAGAACGAGCCCGGCGTGCTCGCGCGCGTGATCGGACTGTTCTCGGGCCGGGGCTACAACATCGAAAGCCTCACGGTCTCGGAAACCGAGAGCCAGAAACATCTCTCCCGCATCACCATCGTCACCACGGGCACGCCGATGGTGATCGAGCAGATCAAGCACCAGCTCGACCGCATGGTCCCGGTCTATCGCGTCGTCGACATGACGCTGACCGGGCGCTCGATCGAGCGCGAGCTCGCGATGGTCAAGGTGCGCGGCACCGGCGACAACCGGGTCGAGGCGCTGCGGCTCGCGGATGCGTTCCGCGCCCGCGTCATCGATGCCACCACCGAAAGCTTTGTGTTCGAGATCACCGGCAATACCGTCAAGATCAATCAGTTCATCGATCTGATGCGCCCGATCGGGCTGGTCGAGGTTTCGCGTACCGGCGTTGCCGCGATCGCGCGAGGACCCGAGGGGATGTGA
- a CDS encoding threonine dehydratase, with amino-acid sequence MFDLAELERAHETVTAAMPPTPAHAWPLLARRLGADVVVKHENHTPTGAFKVRGGLVYLERLTRAQPRVAGIISATRGNHGQSLAFAGHRHGLPVTIYVPHGNSVEKNQAMHAFGAELVEHGEDFQAAREEAYRHAERAGLHIVPAFHPDLVLGVATYALELMRNARDLDVLYVPIGQGSGICGCILARDLLGLSTEIVGVQSTLAPSYALSFAARSVVNTNSSNTLADGMATRNPDAQALAIILKGASRIVQVTDEEIADAMRVYWTDTHNLAEGAGAAALAAALQEKHRLQGRRVGLILSGGNIDFELFRRWVAPEGVDTAGEKAA; translated from the coding sequence ATGTTTGATCTTGCCGAACTCGAGCGCGCACACGAAACCGTCACGGCGGCGATGCCGCCGACGCCGGCGCATGCCTGGCCGCTGCTGGCGCGGCGGCTCGGCGCCGACGTCGTGGTCAAGCACGAGAACCACACCCCGACCGGCGCCTTCAAGGTGCGCGGCGGCCTCGTCTACCTCGAGCGCCTGACGCGCGCGCAGCCCAGGGTGGCCGGCATCATCTCGGCGACGCGCGGCAATCACGGCCAGAGTCTGGCCTTCGCCGGGCACCGCCATGGCCTGCCGGTCACGATCTACGTGCCGCATGGCAATTCGGTCGAGAAGAACCAGGCCATGCACGCCTTCGGCGCCGAGCTCGTCGAGCATGGCGAGGATTTCCAGGCCGCGCGCGAGGAAGCCTATCGCCACGCCGAGCGCGCCGGCCTGCACATCGTGCCGGCGTTCCATCCCGATCTGGTGCTCGGGGTTGCGACCTACGCGCTCGAGCTGATGCGCAACGCACGCGACCTCGACGTGCTCTACGTGCCGATCGGGCAGGGCTCGGGGATCTGCGGCTGCATCCTGGCGCGCGACCTGCTCGGCCTTTCGACCGAGATCGTCGGCGTGCAATCGACGCTGGCGCCGTCCTACGCGCTGTCCTTTGCGGCGCGCAGCGTGGTGAACACCAACAGCAGCAACACGCTGGCCGATGGCATGGCGACCCGCAATCCCGACGCGCAGGCGCTCGCGATCATCCTGAAGGGCGCCTCGCGCATCGTGCAGGTGACCGACGAGGAGATCGCCGACGCCATGCGCGTCTACTGGACCGATACGCACAATCTTGCCGAGGGGGCAGGCGCGGCCGCGCTTGCCGCGGCCTTGCAGGAGAAGCACAGGCTGCAGGGCCGGCGGGTCGGCCTGATCCTGTCCGGCGGCAATATCGATTTCGAGCTGTTTCGCCGCTGGGTCGCGCCGGAGGGCGTCGACACGGCCGGGGAGAAGGCGGCATGA
- a CDS encoding acetolactate synthase 3 large subunit: protein MSDKSHDPNQMTGAAMIVRALIDHGVQHIFGYPGGAVLPIYDEIFQQNDVQHILVRHEQGAGHAAEGYARSTGKPGVVLVTSGPGATNMVTPLTDALMDSIPLVCITGQVPTHLIGNDAFQECDTVGITRPCTKHNWLVRDVNDLAKVLHEAFYVASSGRPGPVVVDVPKDVQFAVGTYHPPRKSDVHISYAPRVKGDAALIRKAVAMLASAKRPVIYTGGGVINSGPEASKLLRELVDVTGFPITSTLMGLGAYPASGKNWLGMLGMHGTYEANMAMHDCDVMLCVAARFDDRITGRTDAFSPGSKKIHIDIDPSSINKNIRVDVPIIGDAGNVLGDILQVFKAEAKKPDIKAWWAEIGKWRARNSLFYRKSNDIIMPQYAIQRLFELTRGRDTYITTEVGQHQMWAAQFFGFEEPHRWMTSGGLGTMGYGLPCAVGVQVAHPDSLVIDIAGDASVQMTIQEMSTAVQYELPIKIFILNNQYMGMVRQWQQLLHGNRLSHSYSEALPDFVKLAEAYGCVGLRAIKPSDLDGAIKEMISVQRPVLFDCRVAALENCFPMIPSGKAHNEMLLPEQATDEATASAFAGGKALV, encoded by the coding sequence ATGAGCGACAAGAGCCACGATCCGAACCAGATGACCGGCGCCGCGATGATCGTCCGCGCCCTCATCGATCATGGCGTGCAGCACATCTTCGGCTATCCGGGCGGTGCGGTGCTTCCGATCTATGACGAGATTTTCCAGCAGAACGACGTCCAGCACATCCTGGTCCGCCACGAGCAGGGTGCCGGCCACGCCGCGGAAGGCTATGCGCGCTCGACCGGCAAGCCCGGCGTCGTGCTGGTGACCTCCGGTCCCGGCGCCACCAACATGGTGACGCCGCTGACGGATGCGCTGATGGATTCGATTCCGCTGGTCTGCATCACCGGACAGGTGCCGACGCACCTGATCGGCAACGACGCCTTCCAGGAATGCGACACCGTCGGCATCACCCGGCCCTGCACCAAGCACAACTGGCTGGTGCGCGACGTCAACGATCTCGCCAAGGTGCTGCACGAGGCGTTCTATGTCGCGAGCTCCGGTCGGCCGGGGCCGGTCGTGGTCGACGTGCCCAAGGACGTGCAGTTCGCGGTCGGCACCTATCATCCGCCGCGCAAGTCGGACGTTCACATCTCCTATGCGCCGCGGGTGAAGGGCGATGCGGCGCTGATCCGCAAGGCGGTGGCGATGCTCGCTTCTGCCAAGCGACCGGTGATCTATACCGGCGGCGGCGTCATCAATTCGGGCCCCGAGGCGTCGAAACTGCTGCGCGAACTGGTCGACGTCACCGGCTTCCCGATCACCTCGACGTTGATGGGGTTGGGGGCCTATCCGGCGTCGGGCAAGAACTGGCTCGGCATGCTCGGCATGCACGGCACTTACGAAGCCAACATGGCGATGCATGATTGCGACGTCATGCTGTGCGTGGCCGCGCGCTTCGACGACCGCATCACGGGACGCACCGATGCCTTCTCGCCGGGCTCGAAGAAGATCCACATCGATATCGACCCGTCCTCGATCAACAAGAACATCCGCGTCGACGTGCCGATCATCGGCGATGCCGGCAACGTGCTCGGCGACATCCTGCAGGTGTTCAAGGCGGAGGCGAAGAAGCCCGACATCAAGGCGTGGTGGGCCGAGATCGGCAAATGGCGCGCGCGCAATTCGCTGTTCTACAGGAAGAGCAACGACATCATCATGCCGCAATATGCGATCCAGCGGCTGTTCGAGCTGACGCGCGGCCGCGACACCTACATCACCACCGAGGTCGGCCAGCACCAGATGTGGGCGGCGCAGTTCTTCGGCTTCGAGGAGCCGCATCGCTGGATGACGTCCGGCGGGCTCGGCACCATGGGCTACGGCCTGCCCTGCGCGGTCGGTGTCCAGGTCGCCCATCCCGACAGCCTCGTGATCGATATCGCGGGCGATGCCTCGGTGCAGATGACCATCCAGGAAATGTCGACGGCGGTCCAGTACGAGCTGCCGATCAAGATCTTCATCCTGAACAACCAGTACATGGGCATGGTGCGGCAGTGGCAGCAGCTGCTGCACGGCAACCGGCTGTCGCATTCCTATTCCGAGGCGCTGCCGGATTTCGTCAAGCTCGCGGAAGCCTATGGCTGCGTCGGCCTGCGCGCGATCAAGCCGTCCGATCTCGACGGCGCGATCAAGGAGATGATCAGTGTCCAGCGGCCGGTGCTGTTCGACTGCCGTGTCGCGGCGCTGGAAAACTGCTTCCCGATGATCCCTTCCGGCAAGGCGCACAACGAAATGCTGTTGCCGGAGCAGGCGACCGACGAGGCCACGGCATCCGCCTTCGCCGGCGGCAAGGCGCTGGTGTGA